Proteins found in one Amycolatopsis umgeniensis genomic segment:
- a CDS encoding ion transporter produces MTTREQRRVNPLDLVMLVLAVFSVGLLVYVTFFPHSDETAHTVFIIDTAVCGIFALEFLWRWRRNGWEKWFPLRNWYEILGMIPIAHPALRGFRLLRILVVLVRLARTADRAFGERFTQRLVERLSRPIVLAIKKPITIAVLDEVVKVVETGNYPQNLARSLGENQTLLRGIIAEKLKSDPQAGRLSKLPFHDEVVRSVIDTAMRVILEVLTDPRIDEFFAHVVRENREQIRTAVQLGLNEREDDEELAARLPTRPQHQMMD; encoded by the coding sequence ATGACCACCCGCGAACAACGGCGCGTGAATCCGCTCGACCTGGTGATGCTCGTCCTCGCCGTGTTCTCCGTCGGGCTGCTCGTCTACGTGACGTTCTTCCCGCATTCGGACGAGACGGCGCACACCGTCTTCATCATCGACACGGCGGTGTGCGGGATCTTCGCGCTGGAATTCCTGTGGCGCTGGCGGCGCAACGGCTGGGAAAAGTGGTTCCCGCTGCGCAACTGGTACGAAATCCTCGGCATGATCCCCATCGCGCATCCGGCGCTGCGCGGATTCCGGCTGCTGCGGATCCTGGTCGTGCTCGTCCGGCTCGCGCGCACGGCCGACCGCGCTTTCGGGGAGCGGTTCACGCAGCGGCTGGTCGAACGGCTTTCGCGGCCGATCGTGCTGGCGATCAAGAAACCGATCACGATCGCGGTGCTCGACGAGGTCGTCAAGGTGGTGGAAACCGGGAACTACCCGCAGAACCTCGCGCGTTCACTCGGCGAGAACCAGACGTTGTTGCGGGGGATCATCGCCGAGAAACTGAAGAGCGACCCGCAGGCGGGACGGCTTTCGAAACTGCCGTTCCACGACGAGGTGGTGCGCTCGGTGATCGACACCGCGATGCGCGTGATCCTCGAGGTGCTGACCGATCCGCGGATCGACGAGTTCTTCGCGCATGTGGTGCGCGAGAACCGGGAGCAGATCCGGACAGCGGTGCAGCTGGGGTTGAACGAGAGGGAAGACGACGAGGAACTGGCCGCGCGGCTGCCGACCAGGCCTCAGCACCAGATGATGGACTGA
- a CDS encoding ABC transporter permease, protein MNAISSEWTKFWSVRSTWWCLIGGLVLMLAYSGALGLAANAGVEREMAPHAVVTGAAFYLTQFAVVALATLFITSEYASGSIRSTLQWVPVRNRVLAAKSAVLLPVLFGYGVLNTLAGVVLSAPLIPTRDSSVGDVLATAAGMGGYFALLGLLCLGLGSALRSTAGTIVTVFVLLVMIPMFAGSLGGEDLVNYFPGFAGVNAMVTSGEPNPIFGGVAPYAPWVGIALCTAWAAAGLATGSAVLRRRDA, encoded by the coding sequence ATGAACGCGATCTCTTCGGAATGGACCAAGTTCTGGTCGGTCCGGTCGACCTGGTGGTGCCTGATCGGCGGACTGGTCCTGATGCTCGCCTACTCCGGCGCGCTGGGCCTGGCCGCGAACGCGGGCGTCGAACGCGAGATGGCCCCGCACGCCGTGGTGACCGGCGCGGCGTTCTACCTCACGCAATTCGCCGTGGTCGCGCTGGCGACGCTGTTCATCACGAGCGAGTACGCCAGCGGCAGCATCCGCTCGACCCTGCAGTGGGTCCCGGTGCGGAACCGGGTCCTCGCGGCGAAATCGGCGGTCCTGCTGCCGGTGCTGTTCGGCTACGGCGTCCTGAACACGCTCGCCGGGGTTGTGCTCTCGGCGCCCCTGATCCCGACGCGGGATTCTTCGGTGGGCGACGTCCTCGCGACCGCGGCGGGCATGGGCGGCTACTTCGCGCTGCTGGGCCTGCTCTGCCTCGGGCTGGGGTCGGCGCTGCGGAGCACGGCGGGGACGATCGTGACGGTGTTCGTGCTGCTGGTGATGATCCCGATGTTCGCCGGTTCGCTGGGCGGGGAAGACCTCGTGAACTACTTCCCCGGCTTCGCGGGTGTCAACGCGATGGTCACCTCAGGTGAGCCGAACCCCATCTTCGGCGGCGTCGCGCCCTACGCGCCCTGGGTCGGCATCGCGCTCTGTACGGCGTGGGCCGCGGCCGGTCTCGCCACCGGTTCCGCCGTGCTCCGCCGCCGCGACGCCTGA
- a CDS encoding FAD-dependent monooxygenase, whose product MRKAIVVGGGIGGLSAAVGLHGIGWEVTVLERAPELTAAGAGISLWPNALRSLETLGIHLDRLREQASGGLHDRAGRRITRWDAEAFRRHHGRPLAAIHRADLIGALRDALPTGCVRTGTEVTGLDGLDADVIIAADGIHSGLRKQLWPQHPDPVYSGSTAFRAVTTLPRAVDLSTSWDDGAEIGVIPLHGGQVYWWAGYVAEAGIRHEDPKSYLRNRFGGWHEPIPELIDATVPETLLHHDLHLLGTPLPSYVRGRVALLGDAAHAMPPFLGQGGCQAIEDAVVLAAALSETEDVDAALKSYDEQRRPRSQAVVKASVQAGRIGPQLRNPLGVAVRNGVARLLPGALTARIGAGVSGWTPPVPRRPAPPRTR is encoded by the coding sequence ATGCGCAAAGCGATCGTGGTCGGCGGAGGAATCGGCGGACTGAGTGCCGCCGTCGGACTGCACGGCATCGGCTGGGAGGTCACCGTCCTGGAACGCGCGCCGGAACTCACCGCCGCCGGCGCGGGGATCTCCCTGTGGCCGAACGCCCTGCGCTCACTCGAAACACTGGGCATCCACCTCGACAGGCTGCGGGAACAAGCGTCCGGCGGCCTCCACGACCGCGCGGGCCGCCGCATCACCCGTTGGGATGCCGAGGCGTTCCGCCGTCACCACGGCCGTCCGCTCGCCGCCATCCACCGCGCCGACCTCATCGGCGCGCTCCGGGACGCCCTTCCCACCGGCTGCGTCCGCACCGGCACCGAAGTCACCGGCCTCGACGGTCTCGACGCGGACGTCATCATCGCCGCCGACGGAATCCACAGTGGACTCCGGAAGCAGCTGTGGCCGCAACACCCCGATCCGGTGTACAGCGGCAGCACGGCCTTTCGCGCGGTGACCACCCTCCCCCGCGCGGTCGACCTCAGCACGAGCTGGGACGACGGCGCCGAGATCGGCGTCATCCCCTTGCACGGCGGCCAGGTCTACTGGTGGGCGGGCTACGTCGCCGAGGCGGGAATCCGGCACGAAGACCCGAAGTCGTATCTGAGAAACCGCTTCGGCGGCTGGCACGAACCCATCCCCGAGCTCATCGACGCGACAGTGCCGGAGACGCTGCTCCACCACGATCTCCACCTGCTCGGCACTCCCCTGCCGTCCTACGTGCGGGGACGCGTCGCGCTCCTCGGCGACGCGGCGCACGCGATGCCGCCGTTCCTCGGCCAAGGCGGCTGCCAGGCGATCGAGGACGCCGTCGTCCTCGCCGCCGCGCTCAGTGAAACCGAGGACGTCGACGCGGCGCTGAAGAGCTACGACGAGCAGCGCCGACCGCGCAGCCAAGCGGTCGTCAAAGCCTCGGTCCAAGCGGGCAGAATCGGCCCGCAGCTGCGCAATCCGCTCGGCGTCGCCGTCCGCAACGGCGTCGCCCGTCTGCTCCCCGGCGCGCTCACCGCTCGTATCGGCGCCGGCGTCAGCGGCTGGACTCCTCCCGTTCCCCGCCGACCAGCCCCGCCTCGTACGCGGTGA
- a CDS encoding histidine kinase, with protein MDVALWLGLCGWVVVDAGSSTKHWELLAGLVATTAAIALSRRYPLVSLTIAMIASFVVMGSFGGRVPIWEGFLLVAVSYLAGYRQPIAKPMLRIFAVVSVIAVPVALLWAEDGFSAWGALLGVLVFASVTPWLLGRYIRQREDMARDGWRRAEEMESRQRLIADRARLRERTRIASDMHDSLGHELSLIAVRAAVLEVAGGLDEQQRQAAGDLRQSAATATERLREIIGVLREDDAPTEPVHESIDDLLDRARASGVLIESTVDGPADDEPQMVDRAAYRVVQESLTNVVKHAPGAAVTVRVVRSEGRTDVVVANAAPPAGPLPGRASGRRGLIGLRERVRLVGGTLRAGPSGGGFEVGASLPHDAAPSEESPESQAAMDAEVGQSTSARELERARRDVRRSLIQAIIVPIGLFGVVVGISGVVFLVQWYGSVLPAGDYDRLRVGQTKAEFAYVLPGGQRIARPRTVEPPVPEGAKCEYYGTERTLFNLNYEAYRLCFADGKLVAKDMISEDEQRGNPDDPGGAGR; from the coding sequence ATGGACGTCGCGCTGTGGCTCGGCCTCTGCGGCTGGGTGGTCGTCGACGCGGGGTCCAGCACGAAGCACTGGGAACTGCTCGCCGGGCTCGTCGCGACCACGGCCGCGATCGCGCTCTCGCGCCGCTACCCGCTGGTGTCGCTCACCATCGCGATGATCGCGAGCTTCGTCGTGATGGGCAGCTTCGGCGGCAGGGTGCCGATCTGGGAAGGCTTCCTCCTGGTCGCGGTGAGCTATCTCGCCGGGTATCGGCAGCCGATCGCGAAGCCGATGCTGCGGATCTTCGCCGTCGTTTCGGTGATCGCGGTCCCCGTGGCGCTGCTGTGGGCCGAGGACGGCTTCTCGGCATGGGGTGCGTTGCTCGGTGTCCTGGTCTTCGCGTCGGTGACGCCGTGGCTGCTGGGCAGGTACATCCGTCAGCGTGAGGACATGGCGCGCGACGGCTGGCGCCGTGCCGAGGAGATGGAGAGCCGTCAGCGGCTCATCGCCGATCGCGCGCGGCTGCGTGAACGCACCCGGATCGCCAGCGACATGCACGATTCACTGGGCCACGAGCTGAGTCTCATCGCGGTGCGCGCGGCGGTGCTGGAGGTCGCGGGCGGACTCGACGAGCAGCAGCGGCAGGCCGCGGGCGACCTGCGGCAGAGCGCCGCGACGGCGACCGAACGGCTTCGCGAGATCATCGGTGTGCTGCGCGAGGACGACGCGCCGACCGAACCGGTGCACGAGAGCATCGACGACCTGCTCGACCGCGCCAGGGCGTCCGGCGTATTGATCGAGTCGACCGTGGACGGGCCCGCCGACGACGAACCGCAGATGGTCGACCGCGCGGCGTATCGCGTGGTCCAGGAGTCGTTGACGAACGTCGTGAAGCACGCGCCCGGCGCCGCCGTCACCGTGCGGGTCGTCCGTTCGGAGGGGCGGACGGACGTGGTGGTCGCCAACGCCGCGCCGCCCGCGGGACCGTTGCCCGGCCGGGCTTCCGGGCGGCGCGGGTTGATCGGCCTGCGCGAGCGGGTCCGGCTGGTCGGCGGGACCTTGCGCGCGGGGCCGAGCGGCGGCGGTTTCGAGGTCGGTGCGAGCTTGCCGCACGACGCGGCACCGTCGGAGGAATCACCGGAGAGTCAGGCGGCGATGGACGCCGAGGTGGGGCAGTCGACGTCGGCGAGGGAGCTGGAGCGCGCCCGCCGTGACGTCCGGCGGAGCCTGATCCAGGCGATCATCGTCCCGATCGGGCTCTTCGGTGTGGTGGTCGGGATCAGCGGGGTGGTGTTCCTCGTCCAGTGGTACGGCTCCGTGCTGCCCGCGGGCGACTACGACCGGCTGCGAGTGGGACAGACGAAGGCGGAGTTCGCGTACGTCCTGCCCGGCGGCCAGCGGATCGCGCGGCCGCGCACCGTGGAGCCGCCGGTGCCCGAGGGAGCGAAATGCGAGTACTACGGCACCGAACGCACCCTGTTCAATTTGAACTACGAGGCCTACAGGCTGTGCTTCGCCGACGGGAAACTCGTGGCGAAGGACATGATCAGTGAAGACGAGCAAAGGGGGAACCCGGATGATCCGGGTGGTGCTGGCCGATGA
- a CDS encoding response regulator transcription factor, whose protein sequence is MIRVVLADDEAMIRAGVSAILAADAGIEVVAEAEDGRGAVEQARATRPDVVLLDIRMPVMDGLKAAEEIRRLLPEIGVIMLTTFGEDTYIERALGLGASGFLLKSGDPRELLSGIRAVAGGAAFLSPKVAQRVIARFSGNQVSRAEEAKAMIAKLTPREQEVLALLGSGLSNADIAGKLFVVEGTVKAYVSTILNRLGARNRVQAAITAYEAGLVGGEREESSR, encoded by the coding sequence ATGATCCGGGTGGTGCTGGCCGATGACGAGGCGATGATCCGCGCCGGGGTGTCGGCGATCCTGGCCGCGGACGCCGGGATCGAAGTGGTCGCGGAGGCCGAGGACGGCCGTGGCGCCGTCGAGCAGGCCCGCGCGACCAGGCCGGATGTCGTGCTTCTCGACATCCGGATGCCGGTCATGGACGGGCTCAAAGCGGCCGAGGAGATCCGGCGGCTGTTGCCCGAGATCGGCGTGATCATGCTGACCACGTTCGGTGAGGACACCTACATCGAGCGCGCGCTGGGCCTCGGCGCGAGCGGTTTCCTGCTGAAATCCGGGGATCCGCGCGAACTGCTGTCCGGCATCCGCGCTGTCGCCGGCGGGGCGGCGTTCCTTTCGCCGAAGGTCGCGCAGCGGGTCATCGCCCGCTTCTCCGGCAATCAGGTTTCCCGCGCCGAGGAGGCGAAGGCAATGATCGCCAAGCTGACCCCGCGCGAACAGGAAGTACTGGCACTGTTGGGTTCCGGACTGTCCAATGCGGACATCGCCGGGAAACTGTTCGTGGTCGAGGGCACGGTGAAGGCCTACGTGAGCACCATCCTCAACCGGCTCGGCGCGCGGAACCGGGTGCAGGCGGCGATCACCGCGTACGAGGCGGGGCTGGTCGGCGGGGAACGGGAGGAGTCCAGCCGCTGA
- a CDS encoding formimidoylglutamate deiminase, which yields MTTYWCERAWLSDGIADAVRIEVDGGKIASVAANAPREGTVLNGLTLPGFANGHSHAFHRALRGRTHHDRGTFWTWRERMYSLASRLDPDSYHRLARGVYAEMVLAGYTSVGEFHYLHHAPGGKPYVEPNAMGEALRQAAEDAGIRLTLLDTCYLAGGIGVEPDEVQRRFSDGSAAKWAQRVDELPEGETFRVGGAIHSVRAVPEDQLSEVDSGTRPLHVHLSEQRAENEQCLAAYGRTPTGLLHHHGVLTERLTAVHATHLTPDDVKRLGEARSRACFCPTTERDLGDGIGPARTLLDAGVRLSLGSDSNAVVDAFEETRALELNERLASEQRGRFTAEELLAAATDHGAIGWHEVGSLAVGAGADFVTVGLGSVRTAGIEPSGVVFAASGADVRDVVVAGREIVREGVHQLIDRPETVLAKEIEALWQS from the coding sequence ATGACGACATATTGGTGTGAGCGTGCCTGGTTGTCGGACGGGATCGCCGATGCCGTCCGGATCGAGGTCGACGGCGGGAAGATCGCGTCGGTCGCGGCGAACGCGCCTCGCGAAGGAACCGTCCTGAATGGACTGACCTTGCCCGGTTTCGCCAATGGGCACTCGCACGCGTTCCACCGTGCGTTGCGGGGGCGGACGCATCACGATCGCGGGACGTTTTGGACGTGGCGCGAGCGGATGTACTCGCTCGCGTCCCGGCTCGATCCTGACTCATACCACCGTCTGGCGCGCGGCGTCTACGCCGAAATGGTGCTGGCCGGGTACACGAGTGTCGGCGAGTTTCACTACCTGCACCACGCGCCGGGCGGAAAGCCTTATGTCGAGCCGAACGCGATGGGCGAAGCGTTGCGGCAGGCCGCCGAGGACGCCGGAATCCGGCTGACCCTGCTCGACACCTGTTATCTCGCGGGCGGTATCGGCGTAGAACCCGACGAAGTGCAGCGACGTTTCTCCGACGGCTCGGCCGCGAAGTGGGCGCAACGAGTCGACGAATTGCCTGAGGGGGAGACGTTCCGTGTCGGCGGTGCGATCCACTCGGTGCGCGCGGTTCCCGAAGATCAACTGTCCGAAGTGGATAGTGGTACGCGCCCGCTGCACGTCCATCTTTCCGAGCAGCGGGCGGAAAACGAACAATGCCTGGCGGCCTACGGTCGGACGCCGACGGGTTTGCTCCATCACCACGGAGTGCTCACCGAACGCCTGACAGCGGTGCACGCGACGCATCTGACGCCGGATGATGTCAAGCGGCTGGGTGAAGCGCGGAGCCGCGCCTGTTTCTGCCCGACGACGGAGCGGGATCTCGGCGACGGCATCGGCCCGGCGCGGACGTTGCTGGACGCGGGGGTGCGGCTGTCGCTCGGCAGCGACAGCAACGCGGTCGTCGACGCGTTCGAGGAGACCAGGGCGCTGGAACTGAACGAGCGGCTCGCCAGCGAGCAGCGCGGCCGGTTCACCGCGGAGGAACTGCTCGCGGCGGCGACGGATCACGGCGCTATCGGCTGGCACGAGGTCGGTTCGCTGGCCGTGGGGGCGGGGGCGGACTTCGTGACCGTCGGCCTCGGCTCGGTGCGGACCGCGGGGATCGAGCCGTCCGGGGTGGTCTTCGCCGCCTCCGGTGCGGACGTCCGTGATGTCGTGGTCGCCGGGCGTGAGATCGTCCGCGAGGGCGTGCATCAGCTGATCGACCGGCCGGAAACGGTCTTGGCCAAGGAGATCGAGGCATTGTGGCAGTCCTGA
- the hutI gene encoding imidazolonepropionase → MAVLITGIGELTTNDAELGKLRDAAVVVEGETIAWAGPAADAPDADERIDVEGRAVLPGWVDSHTHLVFAGDRTAEFEARMAGKAYSAGGIAVTVDATRSASDEQLAANLRRHVDEAARQGTTCLETKTGYGLNVEDEVRSARIAAGVADEVTFLGAHLVPPGADAESYVDLVCGDMLDAVAPLVRWADVFCETGAFDEAQSGRVLKAARERGLGLRVHGNQLGEGPGVRLAVELGAASVDHCTYLSEADVEALAASDTVATLLPACDLSTRQPLAPARRLLDAGATVALASNANPGSSYTTSMAFCVTTAVLQMRMTIDEAVWSATAGGARALRRDDVGFVRPGARADLHVLEAPSTTHLAYRPGVPLTAAVWRRGELLTSGFASK, encoded by the coding sequence GTGGCAGTCCTGATCACGGGTATCGGCGAGCTCACCACGAACGACGCCGAGCTGGGCAAACTCCGCGACGCGGCGGTCGTCGTCGAGGGCGAGACGATCGCTTGGGCGGGCCCGGCGGCGGACGCGCCCGACGCGGACGAGCGGATCGACGTCGAGGGCCGCGCGGTGCTGCCCGGCTGGGTGGACAGTCACACGCACCTCGTCTTCGCAGGCGACAGGACGGCCGAGTTCGAGGCGCGGATGGCGGGGAAGGCGTACAGCGCCGGGGGTATCGCGGTCACCGTCGACGCGACGCGGTCGGCCTCCGACGAGCAGTTGGCGGCGAACCTGCGGCGTCACGTCGACGAAGCGGCGAGGCAGGGGACGACCTGTCTGGAGACGAAGACCGGGTACGGGCTCAACGTCGAAGACGAGGTGCGCTCGGCGCGGATCGCCGCCGGCGTGGCCGACGAAGTCACGTTCCTCGGCGCGCATCTGGTGCCGCCGGGTGCGGACGCGGAGTCCTATGTGGACCTGGTGTGCGGTGACATGCTCGACGCGGTCGCGCCGCTCGTGCGGTGGGCGGACGTGTTCTGCGAGACCGGCGCTTTCGACGAGGCGCAGTCCGGGCGGGTGCTGAAGGCGGCGCGGGAACGCGGCCTCGGGCTGCGGGTGCACGGGAACCAGCTGGGGGAGGGGCCGGGTGTGCGGCTCGCCGTCGAGCTGGGGGCGGCGAGTGTCGACCACTGCACGTACCTGAGCGAAGCGGACGTCGAGGCTCTCGCCGCTTCGGACACTGTCGCGACCTTGCTGCCGGCGTGCGACCTGTCGACCCGGCAGCCGTTGGCGCCGGCGCGGCGGCTGTTGGACGCGGGGGCGACGGTCGCGCTGGCCAGCAACGCGAACCCGGGTAGTTCGTACACGACGTCGATGGCGTTCTGCGTCACGACCGCGGTGCTGCAGATGCGGATGACGATCGACGAGGCGGTCTGGTCGGCGACGGCGGGTGGCGCTCGCGCCCTGAGGCGTGACGATGTGGGCTTCGTGCGGCCAGGCGCGCGCGCCGACCTTCACGTGCTGGAGGCGCCTTCGACGACTCACCTTGCGTACCGGCCCGGGGTGCCGCTGACGGCTGCTGTTTGGCGGCGCGGCGAGCTTCTGACCAGCGGTTTCGCCTCAAAGTGA
- a CDS encoding ATP-binding cassette domain-containing protein gives MITLRGLTKRYGEKTVVDGLTFAVEPGKVTGFLGPNGAGKSTTMRMTLGLDTPSDGDVHIDGKKYADLRYPLREVGALLEAKALHPGRSAGKHLLAMARSNGIAASRVDEVLATVGLTDVAGKRAGTFSLGMGQRLGIAGALLGDPGVLMFDEPVNGLDPDGVRWVRHLMRSLAEEGRTVFVSSHLMSEMQLTADRLVVIGKGRLLADAPVDEFIAGNSRTSVAVRVPVPVELRALEQRLRALGATTETDRDELIVHDLPVHRVGDAVHELGIRVHGLAERTASLEQAYMELTASSVEYGTGVAA, from the coding sequence ATGATCACGCTTCGAGGACTCACGAAGCGCTATGGCGAGAAGACGGTGGTCGACGGGCTGACCTTCGCCGTCGAGCCGGGCAAGGTGACCGGTTTCCTCGGTCCCAACGGCGCGGGCAAGTCGACGACCATGCGGATGACGCTGGGCCTCGACACGCCGAGCGACGGCGATGTCCACATCGACGGAAAGAAGTACGCGGACCTGCGGTATCCGCTGCGCGAGGTCGGCGCGCTGCTGGAAGCCAAGGCACTGCATCCCGGCCGGAGCGCGGGCAAACATCTCCTGGCGATGGCGCGCAGCAACGGGATCGCGGCGAGCCGGGTGGACGAGGTGCTCGCGACGGTCGGTCTCACCGACGTCGCGGGCAAACGAGCCGGGACGTTCTCCCTCGGCATGGGGCAGCGGCTCGGCATCGCCGGCGCGCTGCTGGGAGATCCGGGCGTGCTGATGTTCGACGAGCCGGTCAACGGCCTCGACCCCGACGGCGTCCGCTGGGTGCGGCATCTGATGCGCTCGCTCGCCGAAGAAGGCCGCACGGTGTTCGTGTCGAGCCACCTGATGAGCGAGATGCAGCTGACCGCGGACAGGCTGGTCGTCATCGGCAAGGGAAGGCTGCTCGCCGACGCCCCCGTCGACGAGTTCATCGCGGGCAACTCGCGGACGTCGGTCGCGGTGCGGGTGCCCGTTCCCGTCGAACTCCGGGCGCTCGAACAGCGTCTGCGCGCACTCGGCGCGACCACGGAAACCGATCGGGACGAACTGATCGTGCACGACCTGCCGGTGCACCGCGTCGGGGACGCGGTGCACGAACTCGGGATCCGCGTGCACGGGCTGGCCGAACGCACCGCGTCGCTGGAACAGGCCTACATGGAATTGACCGCTTCGTCGGTCGAATACGGAACGGGAGTCGCGGCATGA
- a CDS encoding alpha/beta hydrolase family protein: MKSLMVLVAVIAGLLGVPTIAKAATVPALPATGGPFPIGLRTLHLTDQARADPWVPEKRRELMVNVWYPAVPVGRAPLYMTRAESAAAIAGRKLDLPPDTLSKVRVHSRENAPSLPGRRPLVLLSPGAGNNRMTLTSIAERLAAQGFVVAGIDHAYEAWATEFPDGLRQCVACGRPNDPWPAAIANRAIDTSFVLDTLLKDSRWSIDATKIGMGGHSAGGSATAAAMAADRRIKAGVNIDGPFFGTVSLDRPLLLLASPIGQKYYSPTWDETWPRLTGPKERYLLENSGHSSVTDSAILVDQLGLRPHMPAAEIENQYGSIDSRWALDFYRDRLTASFKQWSAR; the protein is encoded by the coding sequence ATGAAGTCACTCATGGTCCTGGTGGCGGTGATCGCCGGCCTGCTGGGGGTGCCGACGATCGCGAAGGCAGCGACGGTTCCGGCGCTGCCCGCGACGGGCGGCCCGTTCCCGATCGGGCTGCGCACACTGCACCTCACCGACCAGGCGCGAGCCGACCCTTGGGTGCCGGAGAAGCGGCGTGAGCTGATGGTCAACGTCTGGTACCCGGCGGTCCCGGTCGGCCGCGCGCCGCTGTACATGACGCGGGCGGAATCGGCGGCGGCGATCGCCGGGCGGAAGCTCGACCTGCCGCCGGACACGCTGAGCAAGGTGCGCGTCCACTCACGGGAGAACGCCCCCTCGCTGCCGGGAAGGCGTCCTCTCGTACTGCTGTCGCCGGGTGCGGGCAACAACCGGATGACGCTGACCTCGATCGCCGAACGTCTTGCCGCACAAGGATTCGTGGTCGCCGGGATCGACCACGCCTACGAAGCCTGGGCGACGGAGTTCCCCGACGGCCTGCGCCAGTGTGTCGCATGTGGACGTCCGAACGACCCCTGGCCCGCCGCGATCGCGAACCGCGCGATCGACACGTCGTTCGTCCTCGACACCCTGCTGAAGGACTCGCGCTGGTCGATCGACGCCACGAAGATCGGGATGGGCGGACACTCCGCGGGAGGTTCGGCGACCGCCGCCGCGATGGCCGCCGACAGGCGGATCAAGGCGGGTGTGAACATCGACGGCCCGTTCTTCGGCACCGTTTCCCTCGACCGGCCGCTGCTCCTGCTGGCCAGCCCGATCGGCCAGAAGTACTACAGCCCGACCTGGGACGAAACCTGGCCGCGGCTCACCGGACCGAAGGAGCGGTACCTGCTGGAGAACAGCGGCCACTCCTCGGTGACCGACTCCGCGATCCTGGTGGACCAGCTGGGCCTGCGGCCGCATATGCCCGCCGCCGAGATCGAGAACCAGTACGGCTCGATCGACTCGCGGTGGGCGCTGGACTTCTACCGCGACCGGCTGACCGCCTCCTTCAAGCAGTGGAGCGCACGATGA
- a CDS encoding TetR/AcrR family transcriptional regulator — MRKATIGDAAIEVIAAEGMRGLTHRAVDRFAGLPAGSTSYYARTRAALLELAISRMVELDDVTLDPAPGQLAEYVAGFVHAAITQGRTRMLARYEFALEATRRPELREAYDRGGLVIRRRCAEVLADRGSAEPERHARVLVAWLDGTIFDALAGTGSLRPPDLAELTRGAREVLAGLGVAG, encoded by the coding sequence GTGCGAAAGGCGACGATCGGGGACGCGGCCATCGAGGTGATCGCGGCCGAAGGGATGCGCGGGCTGACCCATCGCGCGGTCGACCGGTTTGCGGGGTTGCCCGCGGGTTCGACCTCTTACTACGCGCGGACGCGGGCGGCGCTGCTGGAGCTGGCGATCTCGCGGATGGTCGAACTCGACGACGTCACCCTGGATCCGGCACCCGGGCAGCTGGCCGAGTATGTGGCGGGGTTCGTCCACGCGGCGATCACGCAGGGGCGGACGCGGATGCTCGCGCGGTACGAGTTCGCGCTGGAGGCGACGCGGCGGCCGGAGTTGCGCGAGGCGTATGACCGCGGGGGGCTGGTCATCCGGCGGCGGTGCGCCGAGGTGCTGGCCGATCGCGGATCGGCCGAGCCGGAGCGGCACGCGCGGGTGCTCGTCGCGTGGCTGGACGGGACGATCTTCGACGCGCTGGCCGGGACAGGGTCGCTGCGGCCGCCGGATCTGGCGGAGCTGACGCGAGGGGCACGGGAGGTCTTGGCGGGGCTCGGCGTAGCGGGATAG